One genomic region from Phycisphaerae bacterium encodes:
- a CDS encoding PEP-CTERM sorting domain-containing protein, translating into MKNLSNILVAFVGFELLLSPAVGGFLLENGGMEDPFAGSYPNVVAVPWTYYSYGGLSGAQQSKETTVVHGGLSSQRLAGNATNNAAYFGIRQTIDANVGDAFMFGGWVWPDSAGTYNETSIRVAWDGGTAALDATVLMNWLPLGSQKQQWHQMVTTSGSTLAGGNATATTITVFLHSDRNTSNGSLLTYWDDVVGYHTFVPPAPILGNQTPSSFEVNVDPGGNSGNLFAQYAITVGGGGYTLGSDWLQADGSVGGSPVWRTDAQWGTTTVTGVAGDTIYSVQVKARYDSVRAQETYLGPVAMIPEPVTVALLGLGIAAVIRRR; encoded by the coding sequence GTGAAAAACCTGTCAAATATACTGGTTGCCTTTGTGGGGTTTGAGCTGCTGCTGTCGCCGGCGGTGGGAGGCTTCCTGCTGGAGAACGGCGGGATGGAGGACCCCTTTGCCGGGAGTTATCCCAATGTCGTGGCCGTGCCTTGGACCTACTACTCATACGGAGGACTGAGTGGGGCCCAGCAAAGCAAGGAGACGACGGTCGTACATGGTGGCTTATCGTCGCAGAGACTGGCCGGCAACGCGACGAATAACGCCGCTTACTTTGGCATCCGGCAGACGATCGACGCAAACGTCGGCGACGCCTTCATGTTTGGCGGCTGGGTCTGGCCGGATTCGGCCGGCACTTACAACGAGACGTCCATTCGGGTGGCATGGGACGGCGGAACCGCTGCTCTGGATGCCACTGTCTTAATGAACTGGCTGCCTTTGGGCTCGCAAAAGCAGCAATGGCATCAGATGGTTACGACTTCCGGCTCGACGCTGGCTGGCGGCAACGCAACCGCCACGACGATCACTGTGTTTCTTCATAGCGACAGGAACACGAGCAATGGCAGCCTTCTTACGTACTGGGATGACGTGGTCGGTTATCACACGTTTGTGCCCCCGGCCCCGATCCTCGGGAATCAGACGCCAAGCAGCTTTGAGGTGAACGTGGACCCGGGGGGCAACTCCGGCAACCTCTTTGCCCAATATGCCATCACGGTCGGCGGCGGCGGTTACACGCTGGGATCGGACTGGTTGCAGGCCGATGGCAGCGTGGGCGGCAGCCCTGTCTGGCGAACGGACGCACAGTGGGGAACGACGACGGTGACGGGCGTGGCGGGGGACACGATCTACAGCGTTCAGGTGAAAGCACGCTACGACAGCGTCAGAGCGCAAGAAACTTACCTGGGCCCGGTGGCGATGATTCCGGAGCCTGTGACCGTCGCCTTGTTGGGTTTGGGCATCGCGGCGGTGATTCGGCGGCGGTAG